Genomic window (Streptomyces sp. TG1A-60):
GTCGTGGTCACAGAGCTGGAGGCGAAGAGGCACCATCCCGAACTCGGCTACTTCGCCCGGCAGGCGCTGCGCCTGCTCGACGAGTTCCGGGTCCGGCACGGCCGCCTCGACGCCCCCATCCCGATCGGGGACCTCGGCGGGACCGTACGCGTCGAGCTCAACCACTCGGACCCCGGCATCCTGCCGACCGGCTACCGCCTGGGGGACAACGACTCCCGCATCCTCGCGGTCGCCCGCAATCTGCAGGCCGAGGGGTACGACGTCACTGTCGTGTCGAAGGATCTGCCGCTCAGGATCAAGGCGTCCTCGGTCGGCCTCCTCGCCGAGGAGTACCGCGCCGAGCTCGCCATCACGGACACCTCCGGCTGGACCGGGATGTCCGAGTTGACCCTGCCGGGTGAGCAGGTCGACATCCTCTTCGAGGAAGGGACCGTCCACGTCCCCGAGGCGAGTGACCTGCCCGTGCACACGGGTCTGACGATCCAGTCGGAGCGCGGCAAGGCACTCGGCCGGGTGTCGCCCGACGGCGGCATCCGGCTCGTCCGGGGTGACCGGGAGGCCTTCGGCATCAAGGGCCGCAGTGCCGAGCAGCGCATCGCGCTCGATCTGCTGCTCGACCCGGACGTCGGGATCGTGTCGATGGGCGGCCGGGCCGGCACCGGCAAGTCCGCGCTCGCGCTGTGCGCGGGTCTGGAGGCCGTGCTGGAGCGGCGGCAGCACCAGAAGGTGATGGTCTTCCGGCCGCTGTACGCGGTGGGCGGGCAGGAACTGGGCTACCTGCCCGGCTCCGAGGCCGA
Coding sequences:
- a CDS encoding PhoH family protein — translated: MVTSTKRHKPDRRTYVLDTSVLLADPKALSRFDEHEVVLPIVVVTELEAKRHHPELGYFARQALRLLDEFRVRHGRLDAPIPIGDLGGTVRVELNHSDPGILPTGYRLGDNDSRILAVARNLQAEGYDVTVVSKDLPLRIKASSVGLLAEEYRAELAITDTSGWTGMSELTLPGEQVDILFEEGTVHVPEASDLPVHTGLTIQSERGKALGRVSPDGGIRLVRGDREAFGIKGRSAEQRIALDLLLDPDVGIVSMGGRAGTGKSALALCAGLEAVLERRQHQKVMVFRPLYAVGGQELGYLPGSEAEKMSPWAQAVFDTLSAVTSREVIEEVTARGMLEVLPLTHIRGRSLHDAFVIVDEAQSLERNVLLTVLSRIGANSRVVLTHDVAQRDNLRVGRYDGVVAVVEKLKGHPLFAHVTLTRSERSQIAALVTEMLEDGQI